TTATGTTATCATTCCCAGCATCCCTTATCGCTAATTTAATCATCACAAATACGAGAACGTTGAAACTTTGCCGTTTATCGATAATTGAATTCCGGATCGACGACACGTCGAACACATCCGCCGGAATCCAAAACGCGATCGTTCCTTCTTCCATATTCCTCTCTCCCtcaattatttccaaaaaaatcttATGACATTGTCGACGATCGATTCTTCGAAGATCTTTATCTTTCCcccaacaaatttttcaatattttaaaaatttttttacaattttaaaaaaattttatatgtcgatttttcgaaaatatttatccttccgctaataaataatatttttaaaatcttttcccCTATTTTAAACAGTAAACTCGTTTACGaacgatgaaatataaaatgaaggcCGATCATTCGAtcattttttcgagaaaaacttTACGTATCGTCGTTCTCGTTCCGTTCGATtctcaagaaattttttaatctttctcttcttttaaaaaatttcccaatgatattttcaagaaGTTTTAAACTCTCTCCCGCTACTCTAAAATAATTGTTCGCTTACTTACGAACAAAACGGAACGGTGAAATACAAAACGAATAGGGATAATTATTCGATCACCGGGGATGGACAGATCTGGATAGTTGTCATCTCAATCTCGTAGAGGAGTATCCGCGCGAtaattcgaaatcaatttctttttattttattaggtaatttaattttagtagGCGAGCAATATCGGAAGGCAATGCCGTTCGATGCCGCCGATATGACAAAGACGCGTGCAAATTAATCGATTCATTTCGAGTAGGAGAGAGTTGGCATGATTTTGCGTAAACGCGACCATATATGCGTGCATACGCGATCGGAATGAATTTGCCATTCGttctaaatagatataatggaAGAGCGTGTATTCATTCGAGCGAAGTATCGTATTGGTTCTCGTTGcaagatagaaaaagagaaaaatgaagaaggaTAAAGTCACTTTACAAAATTACACGCATTTTCGATATACGTATCTCGTTTCACCAAACGTTTACCTTACGTTAGATCAAAAACATCCGGTTTTTCGTCGAAGCAGAACGGGAATGAGAAAAATACGCACTGTATCCGAGTGGAAGTTCGCCTGTCCAACTTGCTCGCGTTAGAAAAACGGAAACAGCATTTCGTACACTCGACGCAACTTTCTTTTCCTTGCAAAGGCCTCGTAAAAGTAACGTCCATGTTACTTTCTTGAAAAATCCATTCGATTCTTTCAACGAACGATCTTCGACGAATCGATCGTCGAACATCAATCGAACGTCGATCTCTTCCAACTGAGAACTACAATTCTCGAGACACGCCTGTTGCTCTCGATTTACTTGAAACTTGATTACCGACGTAGCACGCATGCGCATCGATCCATACTTTTTTCCTCCAATTGTAGTCCAATCTTTGGACAAAGAGAAGCGAAAAGGAAGAGGTTTGAACATTTTTCTAAGCAAGAGAGAGGGGGCACGAGATCTTTACAGGGCGGAAGCAGATGCGCGGGTGaaaggagagaggaaaaggTGCGTGGGTGAAgaaatttatcgttcgaaGGTATTCCGAATAATCCATTAACGTTCCAAGGGATTTgaaatctttcgaaaatttatcagTCACCCTGTACACCCGTGCCAATTGGCAAATAATTGCTCGGCCTATATATTTGGAAAAGGAGAGTGTTTCATTTCTAATCTTGACACAAAACCATCTTCTTCGTTCCGTAAATAATCACCGTGTCGCCAAGGTGTATCGATTTAACGATGATTAAACCCATATCTATGGCGCGGCTTTTATTATAGCCATAGAGATATAAAAGTTATCGCGTCATCAACTCCGCCGATGACCGAAAGATGAACTTCTCTCCCTTATTATTATCTCGATCCCCATTAATTCATTCGTCCTTTTCCCCGGCGTCGAGacaaattaaatcgatacGTTCACGATCGAAACACGAAAAATCTATCCGTCGAAAGAATTATTCGAGAGGCCAATCCCTCGATGCGACATCCTTTCAGAGACTTTAACGCTCGAAATATCGGGCAAGTGTCTTAACTTACTCTTTCGCGTTCGAAGAAGCGGTTCCATGTTATTCTCCTGTCTcgtgataaattaaaacgttGAATCAAACTCGTGCACCGGGGAAGGGGGGGGGGGGCGTCGTCGTAGttgtttaatcgaaaaatttaatcggtCGATAAAAAAGgacgaaacgaaatgaaattcgtCCTCGGTTGATTTAATCACGAACGAAACGATTACTTTTTATCCGTATCATACATCAGAGGGACGTAAGGGAGAGGCGTAAACCTTATTAACTCCTTAACGAAGAAGAATAGGGAGGTGGTCCTCGTTGGAAGAGATGTATACacgtgtacatataatatattattttcctttattcctTTCtatccttatatatatatatataattttctatagacCTATCGTGTGACGCGTTAAATTATCCGTCaataaaacgatgaaaaagtCATTGCCTCtttccttaaaaattaaaaaaagatcaacTTATCTTCTCGAttcaaattaaacgaattaatagattattgtTGGCGTAGATGAAACGATTCAAAAGCACCGTCTGAATTAAGCGCGCGAACGGATCGACGAAACAATTCTCCATTCACGAAACGTCGAACAATTTCGACTTTGCTTTTCGAACGAGCAGTTCCGATTAAtcgatttcgaagaaatttaacaaGGTCTTTCCTCGTCCGTTCTCATCGATCTCATCCCAATAATCTCTCCCACTCGAAGATTGTGCAactttcgatatttatcgagTTAATCGagacgggggagggggaaggagggagagTGGGGACAGAAAGAACACATCCAAGACGTTCGTCGagttctctccttcttctttctaaacttttcaaaaaggattgataaaatttgtgttgcgcaactttttttttctaatctttcgTCCcaattcttctctttctaaCTTTTGTATTATCGATCATCGCTTTTTTCCCTCAAAGAGAGACCCCTCGTATCGTATCTTTAGATCGATAAGTGTACGCTTGCCGTCGCATGCACGAAATTTCCACCAACTTTCGCGTCGACATTCTCCACACCGAtcgaattttaagaatttatcgcgaaatttatcgaaaaatcggTTGAGATGTCGAATAAGGGAtacgagaagaagaggaagaaattcgaaattattaagatcGCAATTATCGGAAGGAAAATATGAAACGAATGGATTGGATTCGATTTAATGTTGCGAAGGAAAAAGATGGGCGAATATACgtgaaacgaagaagaaaaaattcttgaagaAGAAGTCAATATAACGATGAAATTCGAGTAGTCAACTCGGATTGAATCTCTCGTTTTattacgagagagagagagagagtctatattttatctttttagaaaaaaaaaaagggaccGAGAtgcaattattaagaaatattgaaatattaagaaacgATATATGCAATCCAGTCCCACGAGTTCGTCAAACCACCATATTTTCGGTAAACGTTACGTATACGTGTGAGAGCGAGAAGCGCAATGTTTGTTACTCACCGGATACTCGTCGTACTTGGTCGAATAATCGGGATAATCGAAATTGGCCAGGACGTTCCTCTTGCCGAGAGCACGCTGCTCGATGGTTGCAACGATCATGGGCACTATCGCCACCATCAGCCATGGAATCACTACTTTGCCCATTTCTCTCCCGAGAAATATACGATTTATTCAATTACGGAAACGAATTATCGCATCCGAGtccaagatttatttattttcttcctctcgcGTGGAGGATCTTGGATGAGGATCGAAATCGCGGCGATCCTCGCGAGTAAGATCGAGCCCGAGagagtgagaaagagagagagagagagaaggagaaagagtcCTGGCACGATTCCTCTCgtggaaattgaaaaaggagCGCGTCGCGGTATAACCGAGCGAAGATTATATATCGAAAGATATCCTGCGCGTTGCTTGTCCCAGGAAGACGAAGGACGTACTCGAGGACGCAATGTGACGCCTCGAGCGGCAAcctcctatatatatatgtacgcgtGGCTGACGTTACGCAGGCGCTCGAGAATATATCCGATCCGCGAAACCGCACATTTCCTCCGATTCTCACGCACCGCCTATTTTCTTCCCTTCCGTGACATCCGAAAATTTCGCCCTCCTTCGCCGCGAATTAATTGGCAAAACTCGTCCTCCGCCAATCTGGAACAACGAGTCGCGAAGGAACGCGCGTGGAcgggaagaagaaaatcttATCGAGGATACTATGTAAGATGTAGGAACACAGCATTGCAACGATTAGGATTGGAAAATCGAGAGACCGAGAGGGCAAGTTTGACGTGCAAACGCGTTCTATATGTGCATGGTAGGTGTAACGAGAGTTTCCAAGTTGGTGATCGACGAAGAATAACGTAGATACGAAAATTGAGTTACGCGGAAAAGTGGAATGGAAGAACACGCACGAGATTGGTCGCAGCCTTCGAACGAATTTCGTGAGAGAATAGTTTGGAACTCGGAAATTGGTCGGGGAATTATTAACTTGGATTCCAAAGTCGGAAAATTTACCGGCTCGATCTTAATCCCCGCTCTTCCTAATAACAGAATTCATCCTTTGtcgttcttttatatatactgcTCATCGATTACTATACGCTACTGTTTTCAATGTGAATCGAATTAAACAAGTTTACTGAAAGCGTTTGTCtgaacagaaagagagagagagagagagagagagaaatatttgtCTTCGATTCCATTTAGCGAAGGGAAAAATGGGAAAAAACGAGTATCCGCTCGAGCGGAATCGCAAATGCGACAGGTGGTTCACGAGAAAAAAACGGATCCGTACAATTAACCGAGTTCCGGTGTCACGTGCCGATTATAATTAACGACTAACACGCTCTGGTGGCCAGATACGTGACCAATGTCAACTTTCTcgcttcatttttattcttcttttctctctttccttcccctccccccccctctttctttctttatctctaCGCGCGctactctttttctctctcttcgccTTGATTCGTTCGACAAATCGATAAACGGAAGCgcgtttgaaatattaactGTCGATGTGTTGATCGAGACAAAAATTGCTATCAGTTTTGATTCTCCGATCAACTTACAGCACAATCTTACGGGAATAATTAGTTTTCCTTGGCAATAtatcaaaagtatttttttcctttcgcgaCCGATTCTCctattattcttcaatttacAAGAATAATCGCAACGTATcgtgaatatatatacgagAAATACATCGAGAATCGTAtcgagagggggaaaaaaaaggatcgttGAATATTCGAGCAGGGAAAAGAAACGTCTTTCCctttttgtgtatattttcttttttttccatcgttttTTCTACAGATTCTGAATGTTTGATAAAACCGCGATTTCACGGAACCTGACGAACTGAAAGTGAAAACTCTTCCTCTAATtcgttatcgataaaaatcacagccaatttgcaatttttctaaaacttcgatcgattcgaaagaaatatcgcGCGGATTCTCTCGCCGATTCAACTCGTTCCACCATTAATTAGCTAATGACAGAGATGCGATCTGGATTCGTATGTCACGGGATCGAACAACAGCTTTGCAACTTCGCTTTGAAATAATAGGTCGTAACGTGATTTGTGGTTTGTCATCGATACGTTTTGCACAATACGCAACACGCGCGAAAAATCTCGTTCCGTATTGGCCGTCGACGAACGGACCAATGTTTGCGCGCTCGCGACCCAACGAAATTGAATCTTCATTCCCGACAGAGAAACTCGGTAACCGGAGCTTAGtgaggaagagaagaggaaagggAGGAGAAGAGACACATGTGGCGAGACCGACGATTCTGCGAGAAGGGAATTTAAGAAATGACTGGCGTGTGCGTTAAACGGAGTTTAACGAGCTCGACTCGTACACTAATGGGTCACTTACGATCACGGTGATGGCGGTTATAAAACGACGAAAACGACAAAAATGCTTTTTTCCTCTGCGGGAGAGGACCGTTCCATCCGTTACATCCAATCGAATAGATTTTACGGTTGACGTTCGCTTCGTTGAaacaggaaaaagaaaaacgaacatTGACGCGTACAATTTTTACACGCGTCGCGTGTAATTTTTCGCGAGAGAAGTTCGAATTTTTGATCGAGAGTACGGCGTATCGTACCTATCGACGAGTTTCGAcgaatggaaataattttgtaataagtttgaaaaatcgGAGGAAACGCGAGCGTCCGCGACACCGAAAGTCAATCAGAGTACAGAACGATCGGATCTGGGTAATGGAAACTCGGCCTAAAGGTTTTTCTGATACCACTCAACCACCCGTTGcgatccccctcctccctcctcacCACGGTTGGAAACTgagatatttctttcgatttacGAGAATCGAGAATCGTAACTTGCTGcatgtttcttttctctctaattttaatcgtttatcaCTTTTTCCGCTTCGCCACGATCCCACGTcatgtatttttcttctcgcaaagttaaaatatttatagataagaaAGAGTCTAGGGATCGACAACAAGTTTCAACATCACTTTTTAATACCgcgtgaaatgaaatgaaaatacgaAGAAATTTGTTCGGTCGAGTTGGTGTCTCGAATTACTCGCGtacacgagaaaaaaaaagagaagaagaaacaaagcTGGGAAGGGTGGGGAGAGGGAGcgtgaaagaaagaaggagaaaattgttgattttatcGACCGCGAATAAAAGGTTGGAAAAAGTGCGATTTAGAATCGTAGCTTGCAGGATAAGTTACGActtcgataaagaaaataccTTTCGAGATTTCCTCTTTGCTTAGGAATTACCGACATGATTTTCGACCGCTTCGATAAGCTAATCCTTCGTTACTAGCACACTCTGccagaaacttttttttttccttttcttctttctcccttttacGAGAACGGAAATTGCAACGAAATTCTGTCTTTACGCgacattcttaaaattaaaagggaaaatgataaaatatttaattaaacgtttcGTACGGATGTCACAGttgggaaaatatttaatacgctTATATATCGAATGTTTCGTTTCGTCTCgatctcgaaaataataattatcgcgaTTAAATTAGATGGCTGTTCTTGTTTTGGAAATTCGAACTCTCCTCACGAAAATCACGAAAGCGAGAAATCGAAATGTTTTTCAAAGGGGTCTTAACGATTCGCCCTTCGTTACAAATCCCTTTCCGTGGGAGAAACGGAAAGAGAGATCCAATTTCGTTCAGGTAACGACGTTGGTCCATCATTCCAGAGTTGCTGTTTTCCGCGATCGATTCGAgatcgtttctctctctctttctctctctttcttcgacGCGTCGAACGTCTTGCCCACTTGCGacgaaaaatggaaataaaaatgtttacgaCAAGTGGATAACCTTTTTGAACATCTTTCTTTAATTGCCTTCGGTTTAATTATCGAATCGCGTAACTCTCTTCGAACTTTTTCTTCGTACTTCTAGTACGTAACGTTGCGTAACgagagaatgaaataaaagagcgaatataaagaaaaatatatttttaatcgcaaATTTTAACACTCGTAGTCTTGTAATATTCGTCTAAcgtaatatttgcaaaaaatgtaaaacgatCGAGCGATAGATTAGAGCAAGAGAGAAAGGTCTGACCAAACAATGATACGTTCTACTGCGGCTGAGTCGATGCTACGATATCGAATTGTCTCGTTTCAAGGGCTCGATCGTGGTGAGATAACGCGAGAATTGTGTTTACAATTTACACCGACAGGTTCGCGCACATCTTGACATCTAGAGATACGATCGCAGTTGACGAGTGACAGAAGCTTCGAGGTGGTGAAACGTGTCTGCCGCGTGTATTCTAATTCCTTCGTAAAATTGTGATGGATGAACGTTTTAAGACGTGTTTCTTAGTGTTGTAAACTCGAATTGTATATACgggatcgaaagaaaaaaaatgagacaACGCGTTCAAGTACAGTGATTATAGAAATACTTAATTAGCGACGATACGACCAAGCATTGCTCGTTAAAAGTTACGTAAAATGAATTCTCTCGTAGCTTTCGAACTTGTattatttcgttcgaattgATTAATCATCGATCCATCGATCCTCTCATACACGTTCTTTACGTAATCAGCTTACCCAAATTTGCCTTCGTTCATTCGCTTAAAATAGGCGAATAGgagaaaataaacattaaaaaaaatcatttatttttatatttattatacatatatatttaaatatacgttTTGTTTCGAGCAACTTTGCAGTTAACCTCTCTTCCGTTTTTGTTTAACAagcatataaaagaaaatagaagagaaattcaattatcgatGATTGATGTTACTTAAGACGATCGAATTTATCaatcttcaattaaatttctagcGATCTTTGATTAATTACGTTTTACGGGTGAATTTGAACGTGATTCGTTGTCGATTCGTGATatcgaaatgatatttttctcgatgacgcgactttttattaaattacatagaaTTTTAAGGAAATTCCCTACGCTTCCGCgtaaatttccttcttttacgAGGtgttaatgcaaattttattttttcttcttttttttattgaccAACATTTATAGATCTCGTGGGAACGTTACGATCCAATGCTCGGATCCTATCGTTTGAAAATCTCAAAGGGGAGATAAAGATTCACGGTCGTGACCAACGTTTTTATATCACGAATCCATACGAAACAATTCCCAACCGGGTTGCAACTTTCCAACATAGCgattatttaacgaaatatcaGCGAGCGGAATAAAAAGTTGAGAGGAACGCGTTTGGAAGAGCGAAGATCCGTCGGTGAATGATAGATCCCGGCGTTTTATCGTCATCGTTCTTACTATCACGTTTCTTCCAATGTTAACGAGATTAAAGATCTGTCTCTTATCGGTCACCGATTATCGATCTCTTTTATCATCCCGCAATCGGGAAAGGTAAAAATCAACTTTTATCCGTTATTCGTTTATTCGtccatttccttctttccaaATTCTCGCACATTAtcgtgaattttgatcgtcaAAGTTTAAATCAAAGCGTACAAGAACAATTTCCAAAGGATTTTTTCCTGATTCGACTGATGGGAAGCGGCTTCTGCTCGTGGAAACGAAGATCGTGGAGAAGAAACGCGTAATGCAACACGGTCGAGTGATTGATACGTGAAtggtggagggggagggggggaggaacGGACGTGGCAAGAGAGCGGAGCATGCCGGGCCTCGCATATTTCGGGGGATGAGCATTCCTGCCTCTTGCCCGCCGTCAATTTCTATCCCGGCCGCCGCATTGTCCAGCAATTCGTCCAGCAATTCTGTTCGCCCGCCAGAATGCACGCGATCTCCGGACGGTGGTTCAAAAATATCGTTCATCCCCGTTacgtgaaattgaaaattgtcacCGCGAGcgctcgattcgatttttttcttatctcttatctctctctctctctcgctcactatataataaataataaaatcgtgcTAACAACGAGAGACTCGTTTCTTTCCTCGTTGCGAGCCGAGGGTCTCGTGGGTCTCGTCGATTCTCGGGACTGATTCGAACGGATCCGAGTTCCGGTTTCATACGTTTATATACACCGTGTTCAGTGGTGTTGTCCcatggggagggaggggaagaagaggaggagaaggaggggattgagaagaaaaaaaagctttGATTCGAGAGcgtggaaatattaatatcggtGGTGGACGAAACGCGTGATCGTGGAAAGAGAGTGACTCGTGAGGGAAGGGGGGATGCGGGTTTTCCACCCCCATCGTTTCCACCACCACAACGCCACCGACCCAGTCCCTGTCTCGGATATAAAGTGGTCGCGTGCTTGCAAGCTCAGTCACTCTGTCGCTGAAGCACCGATCCTCGCAAGCACCTTGCTCGCCCAAAAAACCGACCAACCACTCGAGCCAACGACGCAACCCCGATCTGCATCTCCGTTTACAGAACAACAGCTACTCCTTCGAAACAggtatatttcttctttatcttctttctttatcgCCGATCTTTTGAGTTTCGATTTTCGATCcgaaggtaatttttaatcagctttttaatcgtaatttccattttatttcgattttaatcgcTCGTTATAAATGTCGTTATGGATGGTTGTTAAAAGGTATAATAacgtttcgaatataattatattaataaattgtttcgcTTAAACAAGAGAATGATGGGCAAacgattcgttcgatcgagttaaataaaaagtatttgccAGCTTGGGATGGATGTGCAAGCGTGTAGATATAGGCAAGCGTCCATT
The sequence above is drawn from the Apis cerana isolate GH-2021 linkage group LG11, AcerK_1.0, whole genome shotgun sequence genome and encodes:
- the LOC107994851 gene encoding uncharacterized protein LOC107994851 isoform X1, translating into MFKPLPFRFSLSKDWTTIGGKKYGSMRMRATSVIKFQVNREQQACLENCSSQLEEIDVRLMFDDRFVEDRSLKESNGFFKKVTWTLLLRGLCKEKKVASSVRNAVSVFLTRASWTGELPLGYSGGTKEGSPFVRSINGCVAKGCRQSEQRIGWQ